A window from Aerococcus sp. Group 1 encodes these proteins:
- a CDS encoding lipopolysaccharide biosynthesis protein, giving the protein MSKKQPSSAKSVLINSGIYSITSILQKAIGFILLPLYTLYLTPEDYGIVGVVNSLTQVLTLLFTFSLNSAVQRYFYRYRENWPQLQSFYGTIMLFIMGNSLFLGGLIILFKDILVEPFVDGIAFYPYIFMGIITVIVNPIYNIYQTLLQTMEQAKAYAINSLLNFAMMVACNILFIVVFQWGATGQLLSYLITGFTFGLYALISLYQRGIIRFNFQWNYLKEALSYSIPLLPHLMSTQIADFVSRLFLNNQVSTASAGLYTTASQFMLIIDTMQYSVNSAYVPWFYSLMDLGDQHKKKAIQFADVLSRIYLIISLGMSLFIKEVIQIFIADGYLLAWTLVPIILVAYQIRSVYLFYVNTLFYNTKATRYIFIATLSGSLLSVLLTATLTQYLGLLTPAIVLLIQWTVIAIIIYVLSRKIEPVNFKIKNMLLYIAILVLVSGVGLFYDIAHPTGPLIWQNLLYKIVLYLVTTIVLVYREIPTIKALFTDFIGKKLNSGD; this is encoded by the coding sequence ATGTCAAAGAAGCAACCCTCTTCAGCAAAGAGTGTATTAATAAATTCTGGAATTTATTCGATCACCTCGATTTTGCAAAAAGCGATTGGATTTATTTTACTTCCTTTATATACTTTATACCTTACTCCTGAAGACTATGGGATTGTTGGTGTGGTTAATTCATTGACCCAGGTATTAACCTTATTGTTCACTTTTTCTCTAAATAGTGCAGTCCAACGTTATTTTTACCGCTATCGGGAAAATTGGCCCCAATTACAATCCTTTTACGGGACCATTATGCTCTTTATTATGGGTAATAGCCTCTTTTTAGGGGGCTTAATTATCCTATTTAAGGATATCCTGGTTGAACCCTTTGTTGATGGGATCGCCTTTTATCCTTATATTTTTATGGGGATCATTACCGTTATTGTTAACCCGATTTATAATATTTATCAAACCTTATTGCAGACTATGGAGCAAGCCAAGGCCTATGCTATTAACAGCTTACTCAATTTTGCCATGATGGTGGCTTGTAATATTCTCTTTATTGTCGTTTTCCAATGGGGAGCCACTGGGCAATTATTAAGTTACTTGATTACCGGCTTTACTTTTGGTTTGTATGCTTTGATTAGTTTATATCAGCGTGGCATTATCCGTTTTAATTTCCAATGGAATTACCTGAAAGAGGCGCTTTCCTATTCGATTCCACTTTTGCCGCATTTGATGTCGACCCAAATTGCTGATTTTGTCTCACGACTATTTCTCAACAACCAGGTGTCGACTGCCAGTGCGGGTCTCTATACGACGGCCTCACAGTTTATGTTAATTATTGATACCATGCAATATAGTGTCAATTCAGCCTATGTGCCGTGGTTCTATAGCTTGATGGATTTGGGCGATCAGCACAAGAAAAAAGCTATTCAATTTGCAGATGTTTTGAGTCGAATTTATTTAATCATTAGTTTGGGAATGTCCTTATTTATTAAGGAGGTTATCCAAATTTTTATTGCCGATGGCTATTTACTGGCTTGGACTCTGGTTCCTATCATACTGGTGGCTTATCAAATTCGTTCGGTCTACCTCTTCTACGTCAATACACTCTTCTATAATACCAAGGCGACCAGGTATATTTTCATTGCTACCTTGTCAGGAAGTTTACTGAGTGTCTTGTTAACCGCAACACTGACCCAGTACCTAGGACTCTTAACCCCAGCCATCGTGCTTTTGATCCAATGGACCGTAATCGCAATCATTATTTATGTCCTTTCTAGAAAAATTGAACCCGTCAATTTTAAAATCAAAAATATGTTGCTTTATATTGCTATATTAGTTCTGGTAAGCGGAGTGGGCTTGTTTTATGATATTGCCCACCCAACTGGACCACTGATTTGGCAAAATCTTCTCTATAAAATCGTTCTCTACCTAGTGACTACTATCGTACTCGTTTATAGAGAAATTCCTACCATAAAGGCCTTGTTCACTGATTTTATTGGCAAAAAATTAAATTCAGGAGATTAG
- the purR gene encoding pur operon repressor, with protein sequence MKMKRSHRLVDMTHYLLNNPYRTISLPFFVDRYQAAKSSISEDVGIIAEQFKLSNIGIVETIAGASGGVIFRPKVEKDKAMEYMNQLTAKLTDKQRILPGGYFYFSDVLGNPYDLRHIGNIIASAYYGQSIDVIMTMATKGISMAQAVANFLNVPFVIVQREAQLTEGSTVSVTYVTGNDEVKKMALTKNNLSANQNILIVDDFMNGGGTMNGMLSLVDEFDCQTIGAVVFGEADNQKNYIDYPYKSLIKVKKTADNLDVAGIELGSLFD encoded by the coding sequence ATGAAAATGAAGCGTAGTCATCGTTTAGTCGATATGACCCATTATTTGTTGAATAACCCTTATCGAACGATTTCCTTACCCTTCTTTGTTGACCGCTATCAAGCAGCCAAGTCATCCATTTCTGAAGATGTCGGCATTATTGCTGAACAATTTAAGTTATCTAATATTGGTATTGTTGAAACTATTGCTGGAGCCAGTGGTGGTGTTATTTTCCGCCCTAAAGTGGAAAAAGATAAGGCCATGGAATATATGAATCAATTAACCGCTAAGTTGACTGATAAGCAACGCATTTTACCGGGCGGTTATTTCTATTTTTCTGACGTTTTAGGCAATCCCTATGATTTACGTCATATTGGTAATATCATCGCTTCCGCTTATTACGGACAGTCGATCGATGTGATCATGACCATGGCAACCAAGGGAATATCCATGGCCCAAGCAGTCGCCAATTTCTTAAATGTTCCCTTTGTCATCGTTCAACGGGAAGCCCAATTAACGGAAGGGTCTACTGTTTCAGTGACCTATGTGACGGGAAATGACGAAGTGAAAAAAATGGCCTTGACTAAAAATAATCTTTCGGCCAACCAAAATATTTTAATTGTCGATGACTTTATGAACGGTGGCGGTACCATGAATGGCATGCTCAGTTTAGTGGATGAATTTGACTGCCAAACCATCGGGGCGGTCGTTTTTGGGGAAGCCGATAATCAAAAGAACTATATCGATTATCCCTATAAATCCCTCATCAAGGTGAAAAAGACGGCCGATAATTTAGATGTAGCGGGAATTGAATTAGGGTCCTTGTTTGATTAG
- a CDS encoding polysialyltransferase family glycosyltransferase, which yields MKHAIVAWTPLHIINSLNIWKNCLSGEELTLFIYNEFANADLLIDISRKLVEGLEVIKINHQNLGGKLAKISRLYWNKNLIPLDDFDHIYLPGDNYFGRLLYSSLAAKGHDFHLHYYEDGMGVYLGAKPIEIKNANDALQKKLNKHSIFHGQWENCYTYQPDLVQWHDFSGDLIKIPVLDQSNPAFPLVKAIFSQAYDEEMSQVTEGSVIYFDQPFKKDGAQIDELTLFNHLKAICDSLNIRIYVKLHPRSEANKYGRVNYLQTNMPWEIFLLFVDHSHLTLAAMNSTAVFSPYLLYQQRMPIIMLAGLVDHAIGEKVDEPTKMILTNSLSMAKNFKEIYGPLLQVPENSKQLEDLLYEIKIKGDQYLNERIC from the coding sequence ATGAAACATGCAATTGTTGCTTGGACACCGCTTCATATTATCAATAGCCTTAATATCTGGAAGAATTGCTTATCTGGGGAAGAGCTAACCCTCTTTATCTATAACGAATTCGCTAACGCTGATTTATTAATTGATATAAGCAGGAAGCTAGTCGAGGGCTTAGAAGTGATTAAAATCAACCATCAGAACTTAGGCGGGAAATTGGCGAAAATTTCTCGTCTTTATTGGAATAAGAACTTGATCCCTCTAGATGATTTTGACCATATTTATTTACCGGGGGATAATTATTTTGGCCGCCTTCTCTATAGCAGCCTCGCTGCTAAAGGTCATGATTTTCACTTGCATTATTATGAAGATGGCATGGGGGTTTATCTGGGCGCCAAACCCATAGAAATCAAAAATGCCAATGATGCCTTGCAAAAGAAATTGAATAAGCATTCCATTTTTCACGGCCAATGGGAAAATTGTTATACCTACCAACCAGACTTGGTTCAGTGGCATGATTTCTCAGGAGACTTGATAAAAATTCCTGTTCTTGACCAAAGTAATCCCGCCTTTCCCTTGGTTAAGGCAATTTTTTCTCAAGCCTATGATGAAGAAATGAGCCAAGTGACTGAGGGAAGTGTCATTTATTTTGACCAGCCCTTCAAAAAAGATGGGGCACAAATCGATGAATTGACCTTGTTTAACCACTTAAAAGCAATATGTGATTCCTTAAATATTAGGATCTACGTGAAGTTACACCCTCGCTCTGAAGCAAATAAATATGGTCGGGTGAATTATTTACAAACTAACATGCCTTGGGAAATCTTTCTCTTGTTTGTAGACCATTCCCACTTGACCTTAGCAGCAATGAATTCAACTGCGGTATTTTCACCTTACTTACTCTATCAACAAAGGATGCCGATTATTATGTTGGCCGGCCTGGTTGATCATGCGATTGGGGAAAAGGTGGATGAACCGACTAAAATGATTTTAACCAACAGCTTGTCCATGGCTAAAAATTTCAAGGAAATTTATGGACCTTTGTTACAGGTGCCTGAAAACAGCAAGCAGTTAGAAGACTTATTATATGAGATTAAAATTAAAGGAGATCAATACCTCAATGAAAGAATATGCTAA